A section of the Mangifera indica cultivar Alphonso chromosome 12, CATAS_Mindica_2.1, whole genome shotgun sequence genome encodes:
- the LOC123192649 gene encoding F-box protein At1g10780-like, with the protein MDSLPDAIVHDILSHMNSARDVAICNCVSKRWKDSFPYLRSLYFPRNSFDDHSSSDRPDTIVLKMISSIVCLEELIVYCPFSSAGLASWLSLVGSTLKHLELRMDNLSEYQVCLERPSKLDCISSAKNLESLKLWGVLMINSPSWDVFRKLKNLEIVGARLKDPALSTALRACPNLTNLLLLGCEGVMSVSIELPLLERCKLDFYGSGNSSLSLSCPKIEFLEVQGCSWIRVRETKCLRNLSISNNAGRVYMVDFGKLVALESLTMRGVQWCWDAISKMLQWASEVKHLYMKVEFTGDFDTLQPFPEVDFVDFFNSHPKLQKFDIHGAMFAAFCQRNSLKSVESGFVIPCLEEVVVTVRSPLNAEQKMSTLESLLKYGKNLKAMIIRILQMKSSHRSSDDFFDEICRFRCINRKIVRIE; encoded by the exons ATGGACTCACTCCCAGATGCCATTGTTCATGACATTTTATCACATATGAATAGTGCTCGAGATGTAGCAATATGCAATTGTGTATCCAAGAGATGGAAGGACTCATTTCCTTATCTTAGAAGTCTATATTTTCCTCGAAACTCTTTTGACGACCACAGCAGTAGTGACAGACCTGATACTATTGTGTTGAAGATGATATCATCTATTGTTTGTTTGGAGGAGCTTATTGTGTATTGCCCGTTTTCTAGTGCTGGCCTTGCCTCGTGGCTGTCACTTGTGGGTTCAACACTAAAGCATCTTGAACTTCGAATGGATAATCTTTCTGAATATCAGGTCTGTCTTGAGAGGCCCTCAAAATTGGATTGCATTAGTAGTGCAAAGAATTTGGAGTCCCTAAAGCTTTGGGGTGTTCTAATGATTAATTCACCCAGTTGGGATGTTTTCCGCAAACTTAAGAACCTTGAAATTGTTGGTGCGAGATTGAAGGATCCAGCACTGTCCACTGCCCTTAGGGCTTGTCCTAATTTGACCAACTTGTTGCTGCTTGGCTGTGAAGGGGTTATGTCTGTTTCAATTGAGTTGCCACTTTTGGAAAGGTGTAAACTGGATTTTTATGGCTCTGGCAACAGCTCACTTTCTCTCTCTTGTCCAAAAATTGAATTCCTTGAGGTACAAGGCTGCAGTTGGATAAGGGTTCGAGAAACAAAATGCTTGAGGAATCTTTCAATTTCCAATAATGCAG GGAGAGTTTACATGGTAGATTTTGGGAAACTGGTGGCTCTTGAGTCCTTGACCATGAGAGGGGTCCAGTGGTGTTGGGATGCAATAAGCAAAATGCTTCAGTGGGCTAGTGAGGTGAAGCATCTCTACATGAAGGTTGAATTCACTGGGGACTTTGATACCCTTCAGCCCTTTCCAGAGGTTGACTTTGTTGATTTCTTTAATAGTCATCCGAAGCTGCAGAAGTTTGATATCCATGGGGCTATGTTTGCCGCTTTTTGCCAGAGAAACAGCCTGAAAAGT GTTGAATCAGGGTTTGTGATTCCATGTTTGGAGGAAGTAGTAGTCACAGTAAGATCACCACTAAATGCTGAACAGAAAATGAGCACTCTTGAGTCCCTGTTGAAGTATGGTAAAAATTTGAAGGCAATGAtaataagaattcttcaaatgAAGAGCAGCCACCGCAGTTCAGATGATTTCTTTGATGAGATTTGCAGGTTTAGATGCATTAACCGCAAGATAGTTCGAATTGAATAA